A stretch of DNA from Desulfatitalea tepidiphila:
CCCAACGGCGGCGGAATGCCCTCGGCGCTGCTCAAGCGGGACCTCGCCGAGTTTCTCGAACGCCGCAAGGTAATCACGGTCGAGATCAACCTGTTCGACCCGATCTACCGGCCCGTTTCCATCGACGCCGAGGTCTACATTTGGCCCGGTGAACCGCTGGAAAACGTACGCAGCCGCATCGAAGCCGCGCTCACCGATTTCTTTTCCTTCGACCGGGTCTCCTTCGGCCAGACCATTCACTTCTCCGACCTCGTCGCCCTGATCGACGGAGTGCGCGGCGTCAGCCACATGCATCTCTACGAGCCGCAGCAGGATATCGAGCTGCGCCACGGCGAAATCCCGGTTCTCGGCACCGTCAACCTCGATCTGCGGAGGGCCGGTTGATGTCTGATTGGTTCAAGGACAATCTGCTCGGCCTGCTGCCGCCGCTTTACGAGCACAACGACGAGGCCGGTGACCTGCGCACCTTTCTGAGCCTACCCGCCGGAACGCTCGACGAGCTCAAGCAGGCTATCGACGACTTCCCGAACATCTTCGATGTGGATCATTGCGACGAGCGCTTCTTGCCGCTGCTGGCGAGGCTCGTCGGCCTCGAAGTGGACGGCACCTGTTCGCCGGACTGCCAGCGCCGCCGCGTGCGGGAGGCGGTCGAAATCTATCGCCGCAAGGGCACCATTCCGGCCATCGAACGCGACTTTAACGTGCTCGGTTGGCAGGGGGAACTCCAGGAAACCTTCCGCTCGGCTCTGCGTCTCAATGCCCGCTCCAGACTCAGCAGCGCCAAGCTACCTGGGCTGGTGTTCAGCCTCGGCGTGTTTCGCGTGCTGTGTCTCAACCAGACCGAGGGGCTGCGCGACGCCCTGGTGTTTCACCACCCGGCGGGCACGCGCTGTTTCTGGCTCCAGTTCCTCCTGGAATGGATCGAAGGCGGCGCGATGCTCGACTTCGGGCATGCCAACGCCGTGCGCCGGATCGTGCTGGCGTTTCTCGACGAGACCTTCGTCCTCGGACGTTCCTCGCTCGGTTCCTGCCGTCACCTGACCAATAAGCAGAGGGCCTGGGAGCTGCTGCAGCTCACCAGCACCACGGAGATGATCCCGGAAATCGACCGGGCCGCCGTGAAGGTCTCCCGTTTTCACGGCCGCCAGAACCGGATGCGCCTGAACCACAAGGCCCTCAACGACTGGCGGCTGCCGTACACCCGCGTCGGCGAGGATCGGGTTTCCTTCTGTACGCCCATCTACACCGGCCGCGACTTCGAAGGGGATGTGCTGGAAAGCGGCTTCGGGCTCGGCGAAAGCCATCTCAACCGTAAATCGCTGACACAT
This window harbors:
- a CDS encoding phage tail protein, whose protein sequence is MSDWFKDNLLGLLPPLYEHNDEAGDLRTFLSLPAGTLDELKQAIDDFPNIFDVDHCDERFLPLLARLVGLEVDGTCSPDCQRRRVREAVEIYRRKGTIPAIERDFNVLGWQGELQETFRSALRLNARSRLSSAKLPGLVFSLGVFRVLCLNQTEGLRDALVFHHPAGTRCFWLQFLLEWIEGGAMLDFGHANAVRRIVLAFLDETFVLGRSSLGSCRHLTNKQRAWELLQLTSTTEMIPEIDRAAVKVSRFHGRQNRMRLNHKALNDWRLPYTRVGEDRVSFCTPIYTGRDFEGDVLESGFGLGESHLNRKSLTHGEIELRYCFRQKDFFFDTQAEPVERAEAKYDLRLPLESRHRLCFQLGRARLNAGLDLTANQGGISNLLLASTAGCDADVTLAVDRIDRWRRRGPVFRLNANTLNTRYLSNANLTGERASLEVYVDTGSLQRHRVETMKLGASPLNTTGLRLSVDRTRPMRVSRMRLNQAGFRWSRPSYRWLFRQQDLHAPTQAGFEAATNNYRATQWPT